One stretch of Desulfovibrio sp. DNA includes these proteins:
- the clpX gene encoding ATP-dependent Clp protease ATP-binding subunit ClpX encodes MAKNDKPTVSEPLTCSFCGRSELEVRNLIVQDGASICDKCVKACNDIIARDQVESTEGDERLLSPQEIKDRLDQYVIGQHEAKKILSVAVHNHYKRVFYADALGDDGVELEKSNILLVGPSGSGKTLLAKTLARVLRVPFAIADATTLTEAGYVGEDVENILVQLLQNADYDLEAASKGIIYVDEIDKISRKGDGPSITRDVSGEGVQQALLKIIEGTEANIPPKGGRKHPQQEFIRMNTNNILFIVGGAFVGLDKIVESRMSGGAMGFGAKVRASKEMPLSELLDRIHPQDLVKFGLIPEFVGRIPIITHVDELDEADLVRILTEPKNALVRQYQKLFGFENVTLRFTPNSLKAIAAKAIERKTGARGLRNVMERTMLDIMFKLPSMPNVRECLINQAVIDKGKEPVLLFGEAGESPATKGGQAQASGNSA; translated from the coding sequence ATGGCCAAGAACGACAAACCCACGGTCAGCGAACCTTTGACCTGCTCCTTTTGCGGGCGCAGCGAGCTTGAGGTGCGCAACCTTATCGTGCAGGACGGCGCAAGCATCTGCGACAAGTGCGTCAAAGCCTGCAACGACATCATCGCGCGCGATCAGGTGGAAAGCACCGAGGGCGACGAGCGCCTGCTGTCGCCGCAGGAAATCAAGGACAGACTTGACCAGTACGTCATCGGACAGCACGAGGCCAAAAAGATTCTTTCCGTGGCTGTGCACAACCACTACAAGCGCGTGTTCTACGCTGACGCCCTGGGCGATGACGGCGTGGAGCTTGAAAAAAGCAATATCCTGCTGGTCGGGCCTTCGGGCAGCGGCAAAACCCTGCTGGCCAAAACCCTGGCCCGCGTGTTGCGCGTGCCCTTTGCCATTGCCGACGCCACAACCCTGACGGAAGCCGGGTATGTGGGCGAAGATGTGGAAAACATTCTGGTGCAGCTTCTCCAGAATGCGGACTACGATCTTGAAGCCGCCAGCAAGGGCATCATTTATGTGGACGAAATCGACAAGATTTCCCGCAAGGGCGACGGCCCGTCCATTACGCGCGACGTGTCGGGCGAGGGCGTGCAGCAGGCCCTGCTGAAAATCATTGAAGGCACCGAGGCCAACATTCCGCCCAAGGGGGGCCGCAAGCACCCGCAGCAGGAATTCATCCGCATGAACACGAACAACATCCTGTTCATCGTGGGCGGCGCCTTTGTGGGGCTGGACAAGATTGTTGAATCGCGCATGAGCGGCGGGGCCATGGGCTTTGGCGCCAAGGTGCGCGCCAGCAAGGAAATGCCCCTGAGCGAACTGCTGGACAGGATTCACCCGCAGGATCTGGTGAAGTTCGGCCTTATTCCCGAATTTGTGGGCCGCATACCCATCATCACCCATGTGGATGAACTGGACGAAGCTGATCTCGTGCGTATTCTCACGGAACCCAAAAACGCCCTGGTGCGTCAGTACCAGAAGCTGTTCGGGTTCGAGAACGTGACCCTGCGGTTTACGCCCAACTCCCTCAAGGCCATTGCCGCCAAGGCCATTGAGCGCAAAACCGGCGCGCGCGGTCTGCGCAACGTGATGGAACGCACCATGCTCGACATCATGTTCAAGCTGCCCTCCATGCCCAACGTGCGTGAATGCCTTATCAATCAGGCCGTCATTGACAAGGGCAAGGAACCTGTGCTGCTGTTCGGCGAGGCTGGCGAAAGCCCGGCCACAAAGGGCGGCCAGGCGCAGGCCAGCGGCAACTCCGCGTAA
- the lon gene encoding endopeptidase La, with translation MTESERGTVKYVDLPIMPLREVVMFPRSIMPLFVGREASIKAIEAAQASFSKQIFLVAQLEPELEKPDASDLAPVGVVSKVLQMLRLPDGTIKVLFEGMYRANWNDLRDDEQCAMVRVSRRNEWQSRPDEREALVRAVHEALEEFAKNNKKLSQESVLSMMALHDSGSLADAIIPNLKVDYRKKQEALELDDVTERLELAYEMLHGEVALASVEKRIKNRVKVQMERNQREYYLNEQIKAINKEMGRDDDPMAEVDEIEQKIKDRDMPEEARQKALAEAKKLRSMPPSAAEYTVVRNYVDWILDLPWNDLKQIDIDIEKARAILDGDHYGLEKPKERILEYLAVQKLSHGLKGPILCLVGPPGVGKTSLAKSVARATGRDFVRLSLGGVRDEAEIRGHRRTYVGALPGKIIQSLKRVKYNNPLFCLDEVDKMTSDYRGDPSSALLEVLDPEQNHTFMDHYLDLEYDLSKIFFITTANSLHTIPVPLLDRMEIIELNSYLETEKRHIARHFLLPRQIEEHGLKESNIRVSDNAILEIIRSYTREAGVRNLEREIAALCRKTAIKLVEEDNLDKCVNISRQSLPSILGVKKYRHDEREAEPQVGVCAGLAYNQRGGEILLVETTLMAGSGHVVTTGKLGEVMTESAKAALSYVRSRAEVLGLDTRFHRKVDIHVHVPSGATPKDGPSAGITLATSITSALLGIPVRNDVAMTGEISLRGRVLPIGGLREKLLAARRSGIKKVLMPRDNEKDLKEVPDEVLKDLEIVFVDHVDEVLPQALDASAEEIFSGRATAQPICRILRPEKHEDETKKQPAQ, from the coding sequence ATGACTGAATCCGAACGCGGCACTGTAAAATACGTGGATCTGCCCATCATGCCTTTGCGCGAGGTGGTCATGTTTCCGCGTTCCATCATGCCGCTTTTTGTAGGGCGTGAAGCCTCCATCAAAGCTATAGAGGCCGCGCAGGCCAGCTTCAGCAAGCAGATTTTTCTGGTCGCCCAGCTAGAGCCGGAACTGGAAAAACCCGACGCTTCGGATCTTGCCCCCGTGGGCGTGGTCAGCAAGGTTCTTCAGATGCTGCGCCTGCCCGACGGCACCATCAAGGTGCTTTTTGAGGGCATGTACCGCGCCAACTGGAACGATTTGCGCGATGACGAGCAGTGCGCCATGGTGCGCGTGAGCCGTCGCAACGAGTGGCAGAGCCGCCCCGATGAGCGTGAGGCCCTGGTGCGCGCCGTGCATGAAGCGCTGGAAGAATTTGCCAAGAACAACAAAAAGCTCTCGCAGGAATCCGTGCTTTCCATGATGGCTCTGCACGATTCCGGCTCGCTGGCCGACGCCATCATCCCCAATCTCAAGGTGGACTACCGCAAAAAGCAGGAAGCCCTTGAACTGGACGACGTGACCGAACGTCTGGAACTTGCCTACGAGATGCTGCACGGCGAAGTTGCGCTGGCCTCTGTGGAAAAGCGCATCAAGAACCGCGTCAAGGTGCAGATGGAGCGCAACCAGCGCGAATACTATCTGAACGAGCAGATCAAGGCCATCAACAAGGAAATGGGGCGCGACGACGATCCCATGGCCGAAGTGGACGAGATCGAGCAGAAGATCAAGGACCGCGACATGCCCGAAGAGGCGCGTCAGAAGGCCCTTGCAGAAGCCAAGAAGCTGCGCAGCATGCCGCCATCGGCCGCCGAATATACGGTGGTGCGCAATTACGTGGACTGGATCCTCGACCTGCCCTGGAATGACCTCAAACAGATAGATATTGATATCGAAAAGGCGCGCGCCATTCTTGACGGCGACCACTACGGCCTGGAAAAACCCAAGGAGCGCATCCTTGAGTATCTGGCCGTGCAGAAGCTTTCGCACGGGCTCAAGGGCCCCATTCTCTGCCTTGTGGGCCCCCCCGGCGTGGGCAAGACGTCGCTGGCCAAATCCGTGGCCAGAGCCACGGGGCGCGATTTTGTGCGCCTGTCGCTGGGCGGCGTGCGCGATGAAGCCGAAATCCGCGGGCACCGTCGCACCTATGTGGGGGCGCTGCCGGGCAAGATCATCCAGTCACTCAAGAGGGTGAAGTACAATAACCCCCTGTTCTGCCTGGATGAAGTGGACAAGATGACCTCCGACTACCGAGGGGATCCCTCCTCGGCCCTGCTGGAGGTTCTGGATCCGGAACAGAACCACACCTTTATGGATCACTATCTGGACCTGGAATACGATCTGTCCAAGATATTCTTCATAACCACGGCCAACTCGCTGCACACCATTCCCGTGCCCTTGCTGGACCGCATGGAGATCATCGAGCTCAACAGCTACCTTGAGACGGAAAAACGCCACATAGCCCGGCATTTTCTCCTGCCGCGCCAGATTGAGGAGCACGGCCTCAAGGAAAGCAATATCCGCGTGTCGGACAATGCCATCCTTGAGATCATCCGTTCCTACACCCGCGAGGCCGGTGTGCGTAACCTTGAGCGCGAAATTGCCGCCCTGTGCCGCAAAACCGCCATCAAGCTTGTGGAAGAGGACAACCTGGACAAGTGCGTCAATATTTCGCGCCAGAGCCTGCCCTCCATTCTGGGCGTCAAAAAATACCGGCATGACGAACGCGAGGCCGAGCCGCAGGTGGGCGTGTGCGCCGGGCTTGCCTACAACCAGCGCGGCGGCGAAATACTGCTGGTGGAAACCACCCTCATGGCCGGTTCCGGCCACGTGGTCACCACGGGCAAACTGGGCGAAGTCATGACCGAGTCGGCCAAGGCCGCGCTTTCCTATGTGCGTTCGCGGGCCGAAGTGCTTGGGCTTGATACCCGCTTCCACCGCAAGGTGGACATCCACGTCCATGTGCCCTCCGGGGCCACACCCAAGGATGGCCCCTCGGCTGGCATCACCCTGGCCACGTCCATCACGTCGGCCCTGCTGGGCATACCCGTGCGCAACGACGTGGCCATGACAGGTGAAATATCCCTGCGTGGGCGCGTGCTGCCCATTGGCGGCCTGCGTGAAAAGCTGCTGGCCGCGCGCCGCAGCGGCATCAAAAAGGTGCTCATGCCCCGCGACAACGAAAAAGACCTCAAGGAAGTGCCCGATGAGGTGCTGAAAGACCTTGAAATCGTTTTTGTGGATCATGTGGACGAAGTGCTGCCTCAGGCCCTGGACGCCAGCGCGGAGGAGATTTTCTCCGGTCGTGCGACGGCCCAGCCCATTTGCCGCATCCTGCGCCCCGAAAAGCACGAAGACGAAACCAAAAAACAACCCGCGCAATAG
- the trpB gene encoding tryptophan synthase subunit beta — MSQHSAPHGKPDSSGFFGAYGGQFVPDSVKARLDELTAAMEAALADPGFLRELDDLFLHYTGRPSPVFHCANLSRALGGAQIWLKREDLNHLGAHKINNTLGQCLLAKRMGKTRVIAETGAGQHGVATAATAALMGLECTICMGEVDMERQRLNVIRMRMLGAKVVAATSGQRTLKEAVDEALGLWVADDEMFYVLGSAVGPHPYPFMVRQFQAIVGSEARAQMLETSGRLPDAVLACVGGGSNAIGIFSGFLDDADVRLIGVEPGGVGKEYGQHAASLCLGEPGVLHGFNSYMLKDEKGDAAAVYSISAGLDYPSVGPEHSMLKDAGRAEYVSITDKEALDAFFALSRSEGIIPALESSHALAQAMKMAPAMPDTAILLVNLSGRGDKDVAQVAEMMEKGEI, encoded by the coding sequence ATGAGCCAGCATTCCGCCCCACATGGCAAACCGGACAGCAGCGGTTTTTTCGGCGCTTACGGCGGCCAGTTTGTTCCTGATTCCGTCAAGGCCCGCCTGGACGAGCTGACTGCGGCCATGGAGGCTGCCCTGGCCGATCCCGGATTTCTGCGCGAACTGGACGACCTTTTTCTTCATTATACAGGCCGCCCCAGCCCGGTTTTTCACTGCGCCAACCTGAGCCGCGCGCTTGGCGGCGCGCAGATATGGCTTAAACGCGAAGACCTCAACCATCTTGGCGCGCACAAAATCAACAACACCCTTGGGCAGTGCCTGCTGGCCAAAAGAATGGGGAAAACGCGCGTCATCGCTGAAACCGGTGCGGGGCAGCATGGCGTGGCCACTGCGGCCACCGCGGCCCTGATGGGGCTCGAGTGCACCATCTGCATGGGCGAGGTGGACATGGAGCGCCAGCGCCTCAACGTCATCCGCATGCGCATGCTCGGAGCCAAAGTGGTTGCCGCCACGTCAGGACAGCGCACCCTCAAGGAAGCCGTGGACGAAGCTCTGGGGCTGTGGGTAGCTGACGATGAAATGTTCTACGTGCTCGGCTCGGCCGTGGGCCCGCACCCCTACCCTTTTATGGTGCGGCAGTTCCAGGCCATCGTGGGCAGTGAAGCCCGCGCCCAGATGCTTGAAACCAGTGGCCGCCTGCCTGACGCTGTCCTGGCCTGCGTGGGCGGCGGCTCCAATGCCATCGGCATTTTTTCCGGCTTTCTGGACGACGCGGACGTGCGCCTCATTGGCGTGGAACCCGGAGGGGTGGGCAAGGAATACGGCCAGCACGCCGCTTCGCTCTGCCTTGGCGAGCCAGGGGTGCTGCACGGCTTCAACTCCTATATGCTCAAGGACGAAAAGGGCGACGCCGCGGCGGTGTATTCCATCTCCGCCGGGCTGGACTACCCTTCCGTTGGGCCTGAGCATTCCATGCTCAAGGACGCGGGACGCGCCGAATACGTCAGCATTACGGACAAGGAAGCCCTGGACGCCTTTTTTGCCCTGTCCAGGAGTGAAGGCATCATTCCCGCGCTTGAGTCTTCGCACGCTCTGGCACAGGCCATGAAGATGGCCCCTGCCATGCCCGACACCGCCATACTGCTGGTCAATTTGTCTGGCCGTGGCGACAAGGACGTGGCCCAGGTAGCCGAAATGATGGAAAAAGGCGAAATATAG
- a CDS encoding FAD-dependent thymidylate synthase, translated as MLDEKFTGNGKVVLLGGGGKIYTDVAARFVRSERELEDIVASPYSKKIVENILSSGHRAALEFDFFIFGLEGYSRVTETQLVRKRLASYLIKSGRAELGGKRRYSVVYPRNAAEFTAQVTLPDGGTVNLSGRDLADLGRQWYDAGLDAGLPEEDLRYLKPQATEFKAIVGMNAHALLDWFSIRCCRNAQYEIRHLAWQMLNLCRKAAPDLFAGAGPNCVQMGYCPENALQNARCRGRIITKDEAMALLRANRNAEGTPPAADEFVGE; from the coding sequence ATGCTGGACGAAAAATTTACTGGCAACGGCAAAGTGGTGCTGCTGGGCGGCGGCGGAAAAATCTATACGGACGTCGCGGCCCGTTTTGTGCGCAGCGAGCGTGAACTTGAAGACATCGTGGCCTCGCCTTATTCCAAAAAAATCGTTGAGAATATCCTGTCGTCCGGACACCGGGCTGCGCTGGAATTTGATTTTTTCATCTTCGGCCTTGAGGGATATTCGCGCGTGACGGAAACCCAGCTTGTGCGCAAGCGCCTGGCCTCCTATCTTATCAAGTCCGGCCGGGCAGAACTGGGCGGAAAACGCCGGTATTCAGTGGTGTATCCGCGTAATGCGGCGGAATTTACCGCGCAGGTGACCCTGCCCGACGGCGGCACTGTCAATCTGAGCGGGCGCGATCTGGCCGATCTTGGCCGCCAGTGGTACGATGCCGGGCTCGATGCCGGGCTGCCCGAAGAAGATCTGCGCTATCTGAAGCCCCAGGCCACGGAATTCAAGGCCATTGTGGGCATGAACGCCCACGCCCTGCTGGACTGGTTTTCCATCCGCTGTTGCCGCAACGCCCAATACGAGATCAGGCATCTTGCGTGGCAGATGCTGAACCTGTGCCGCAAGGCTGCCCCCGACCTTTTTGCCGGTGCAGGCCCCAATTGCGTGCAGATGGGCTACTGCCCTGAAAACGCGCTCCAGAATGCGCGGTGTAGGGGCCGCATCATCACCAAGGACGAGGCCATGGCGCTGTTGCGCGCCAACAGGAATGCCGAGGGAACACCTCCCGCTGCCGACGAATTTGTCGGAGAGTGA
- a CDS encoding O-antigen ligase family protein, whose translation MYNLLEYGKARLDAFRVQAGAFRQSPPAERWFSCLFWSFWISLVTFPMGYAIRDIMPLVCLVFLALYYRHNWQNSVLRRLGAWPLFVCFGLMVLIGVVFSSNVGSSLLHASSGLNKGFILPFIAMECVRNEKDLLRLVWASVLAVFWQGLDGIYQALTGKDFLMGYPPNCGRLTGSFDDYEVGNYIALALIPALSLWYILRQWFSRLPALLLYTATLWPAFFLLAGAASRSGALAIAAALGLWCLLADTGNRIKSLLYASAALFLILQAQGRAGMDEVLGDGRWSLWKMGWRVFLEHPWFGSGAGQYNAAFRALGLTPEKDLITISHPHNLYLDMLYAHGLVGFTFGMIFLLGFSWWGYQRIRPQLLAERAYGRTGIYWRMTAWFWIGFVAWLFNGIFGHDFYRVWWLALAMGHLGVMIGAVVNGPSSEETARPAP comes from the coding sequence GTGTATAACTTGCTGGAATACGGTAAAGCCCGTCTGGACGCCTTTCGTGTGCAGGCAGGGGCTTTCCGGCAATCCCCTCCGGCCGAGCGCTGGTTTTCCTGTCTGTTCTGGTCCTTCTGGATCTCACTGGTCACGTTTCCTATGGGCTACGCTATCCGGGACATCATGCCCCTGGTCTGCCTGGTTTTTCTTGCCCTCTACTACCGTCACAACTGGCAGAACAGCGTGCTGCGGCGGCTCGGAGCCTGGCCGCTCTTTGTCTGTTTCGGGCTTATGGTTCTTATTGGCGTCGTCTTTTCCAGCAACGTGGGTTCTTCACTGCTGCATGCCAGTTCCGGCCTGAACAAGGGCTTTATTCTGCCCTTTATCGCCATGGAGTGCGTGCGCAATGAAAAAGACCTGCTCCGGCTGGTGTGGGCCAGTGTTCTGGCCGTTTTCTGGCAGGGGCTGGACGGCATATACCAGGCCCTGACCGGCAAAGATTTTCTTATGGGCTACCCGCCAAACTGCGGACGCCTCACAGGCAGTTTTGACGATTACGAGGTGGGCAACTACATTGCCCTTGCCCTGATTCCCGCGCTCAGCCTGTGGTACATTTTACGTCAGTGGTTCTCACGCCTGCCCGCACTGCTGCTCTACACGGCAACCCTGTGGCCCGCGTTTTTTCTGCTCGCGGGCGCGGCAAGCCGTAGCGGCGCGCTGGCCATTGCAGCGGCTCTGGGTCTGTGGTGTTTACTGGCAGACACGGGCAACCGGATAAAAAGCCTGCTCTACGCCAGTGCGGCCCTTTTTTTGATCCTTCAGGCTCAGGGCCGCGCCGGCATGGACGAGGTGCTGGGTGACGGCAGATGGAGCCTGTGGAAGATGGGTTGGCGCGTCTTTCTCGAACACCCGTGGTTCGGGTCCGGAGCCGGACAGTATAATGCAGCCTTTCGCGCTCTTGGTCTCACGCCGGAAAAAGACCTTATCACTATCAGCCATCCGCACAACCTCTACCTTGACATGCTGTACGCGCACGGTCTGGTGGGCTTCACGTTCGGCATGATCTTTCTGCTGGGCTTCAGTTGGTGGGGCTATCAACGCATCCGGCCGCAACTTCTGGCCGAGCGCGCTTACGGAAGAACGGGCATTTACTGGCGCATGACGGCATGGTTCTGGATAGGCTTTGTGGCATGGCTGTTTAACGGCATCTTTGGACACGACTTCTATCGCGTCTGGTGGCTGGCCCTTGCCATGGGGCATCTGGGCGTCATGATAGGCGCGGTCGTCAATGGCCCGTCATCAGAAGAAACGGCCCGGCCAGCCCCATAG
- a CDS encoding NYN domain-containing protein translates to MARFTGFDEVYSALYVDFDNIFTRFLEIDPEAARAFGSAPYRWVRWIENHALRILYGEGVRRRILKRMCYLNPQRYQEFRNFFIRSAFQVVDCPPLTSRGKTSTDIHLVMDCMDDLSHSTKFDEFIILSGDADFTPLLIRLQEHARRTLVLSVGYSSPAYTAAASWRIREDWFLQQALRDDRDDLDGEAVYAAGKSVPNALPHARKIDAVESNGYGTRHEDIPLDGPENTDPTPGNTW, encoded by the coding sequence ATGGCACGATTTACAGGATTTGATGAGGTTTACAGCGCTCTTTATGTTGATTTCGACAATATTTTTACCCGATTCCTTGAAATTGACCCCGAAGCCGCACGGGCTTTTGGTTCCGCGCCCTACCGCTGGGTGCGCTGGATAGAAAATCACGCCTTGCGCATTCTTTATGGTGAAGGCGTACGCCGTCGCATTCTGAAACGCATGTGCTATCTTAATCCGCAGCGATATCAGGAATTTCGCAATTTCTTTATCCGCAGCGCCTTTCAGGTGGTGGACTGTCCGCCACTCACGTCGCGGGGCAAAACCAGCACGGACATCCATCTGGTCATGGACTGCATGGATGATCTTTCACATTCAACCAAGTTTGACGAATTTATCATTCTTTCAGGGGATGCCGATTTTACGCCCCTGCTTATCCGCCTTCAGGAGCATGCCCGCCGCACGCTTGTGCTTTCAGTGGGGTACTCCTCCCCGGCGTATACGGCCGCCGCATCCTGGCGCATCCGCGAAGACTGGTTTTTACAGCAGGCCCTGCGTGACGACCGTGATGACCTTGACGGCGAAGCGGTGTACGCTGCCGGAAAATCGGTTCCCAACGCCTTGCCGCATGCCCGTAAAATCGACGCGGTGGAGAGCAACGGCTACGGCACCCGGCATGAGGATATCCCACTGGATGGGCCGGAAAATACCGATCCCACCCCTGGCAATACGTGGTAG
- a CDS encoding basic amino acid ABC transporter substrate-binding protein, with protein MLRRIALAMIGLVLMCSPALAADKIIIASDCTWPPMEMLDANKKPEGYSTDYLRAIGKAIGADMEVRNVAWDGIFSGITTGQYDVVASSVTITPERQQQFDFTDPYYEVVQAVVVPEGKSVKSLADLKGKKVGGQIGTTGIFVLRKANVGADIKEYDDVGLAMQDLMNNRIDAVICDDPVAMYYANKKADTAGKLNLSFKTDEKEYYGFTVRKGRKELVEKLNKGIKQVKASGEEAKIIEKWMGKTN; from the coding sequence ATGCTTCGCCGAATTGCCCTCGCCATGATTGGTCTCGTCCTTATGTGCAGTCCCGCTTTGGCGGCTGATAAAATCATCATTGCCAGCGACTGCACCTGGCCGCCGATGGAAATGCTTGATGCCAACAAGAAACCCGAAGGCTACTCCACCGACTACCTGCGTGCCATTGGCAAGGCAATAGGGGCGGACATGGAAGTGCGCAACGTGGCCTGGGACGGCATCTTCAGCGGAATAACCACTGGCCAGTACGATGTTGTGGCCTCTTCCGTCACCATTACGCCCGAGCGCCAGCAGCAGTTTGACTTTACCGACCCGTACTATGAAGTGGTGCAGGCCGTGGTCGTGCCCGAAGGCAAGAGCGTCAAGAGTCTTGCCGATCTCAAGGGCAAAAAGGTCGGCGGTCAGATAGGCACCACCGGCATCTTTGTGCTGCGCAAGGCCAACGTGGGCGCCGACATCAAGGAATATGACGATGTGGGCCTGGCCATGCAGGATCTCATGAACAATCGCATTGACGCTGTCATCTGTGACGATCCCGTTGCCATGTACTATGCCAACAAAAAGGCTGACACCGCTGGCAAGCTGAATCTTTCGTTCAAGACCGACGAAAAGGAATACTACGGCTTCACCGTGCGCAAGGGCCGCAAGGAGCTTGTTGAAAAGCTCAACAAGGGCATCAAGCAGGTGAAGGCGTCTGGCGAAGAAGCCAAAATTATTGAAAAATGGATGGGCAAAACCAACTAG
- a CDS encoding basic amino acid ABC transporter substrate-binding protein, which translates to MIRRLTLALLTLALLCGQAVAAEKYIVATDCTWPPMEYLDENKQPVGFDVDFITEVGKAAGFEVDVRNIAWDGIFGGVATGQYDIVAAATTITPERQKQFDFSDPYYEVAQAVVLPAGKSIKSLEDLKGKKVGGQIGTTGVFVVRKSGVPVDLKEYDDVGLAIQDMLGGRIDAVICDDPVAMYYANKKADTAGKLNLSYKTDEKEYYGFTVRKGRKDLVEKLNKGIKAVKASGIEAKLLEKWMGASK; encoded by the coding sequence ATGATCCGTCGACTTACTCTTGCCCTGCTGACCCTGGCCCTACTTTGCGGTCAGGCAGTGGCCGCCGAAAAATATATTGTGGCCACAGACTGCACCTGGCCCCCCATGGAATATCTTGATGAAAACAAGCAACCCGTGGGCTTTGACGTGGACTTCATCACTGAAGTCGGCAAGGCTGCCGGATTTGAAGTTGATGTGCGCAATATCGCCTGGGACGGTATCTTCGGCGGTGTGGCCACCGGCCAGTACGACATCGTGGCCGCTGCCACCACCATTACGCCCGAACGCCAGAAGCAGTTCGATTTCTCCGATCCTTACTATGAAGTGGCGCAGGCGGTTGTGCTGCCCGCTGGCAAGAGCATCAAGAGCCTTGAAGACCTCAAGGGCAAAAAGGTCGGCGGCCAGATTGGCACCACCGGCGTGTTTGTTGTGCGCAAGTCCGGCGTGCCCGTGGACCTCAAGGAATACGACGATGTGGGCCTGGCCATTCAGGACATGCTCGGCGGACGCATTGACGCCGTCATCTGCGATGACCCTGTTGCCATGTACTACGCCAACAAGAAGGCCGACACCGCTGGCAAGCTGAACCTTTCGTACAAGACCGACGAAAAGGAATACTACGGCTTCACCGTGCGCAAGGGCCGCAAGGACCTTGTTGAAAAGCTGAACAAGGGCATCAAGGCAGTGAAGGCTTCCGGCATTGAAGCAAAGCTGCTTGAAAAGTGGATGGGCGCCTCCAAGTAG
- a CDS encoding amino acid ABC transporter permease, which translates to MHDKKDGSKGNIIMVTDGASIPDPREWRLINAWSIALVGAISTLFALCLCWPEPYLRILLYLPDGILITFKITVLSICCAVPLGLLTGLGRISNNRLINLIASTYVEVIRGIPLLVQIFYIYYALSRFVQVSGVTSAVVAISFCYGAYMGEVFRAGITAINKGQSEAARSLGFNGFQTMRYVVLPQAMRTILPPVGNECIAMLKDTSLVSIMAVPDIMQRARSFVGTTYLYFETYTVVALLYLVITLMLSKTVSIMESRLNYYDGK; encoded by the coding sequence ATGCACGACAAAAAAGATGGAAGCAAGGGCAATATCATCATGGTCACGGATGGGGCTTCCATCCCTGATCCTCGTGAATGGCGTCTGATAAACGCATGGTCTATTGCTCTGGTAGGGGCCATTTCCACTTTGTTCGCCCTGTGCCTCTGCTGGCCCGAGCCCTATTTGCGGATTTTGCTCTATTTGCCTGACGGCATTTTGATTACCTTTAAGATCACCGTTCTTTCCATATGCTGTGCTGTGCCTCTGGGGCTCTTGACGGGCCTTGGGCGCATTTCAAACAATCGGCTTATCAATCTCATCGCCTCCACCTATGTGGAGGTGATTCGTGGTATCCCGCTGCTGGTACAGATTTTTTATATCTATTATGCGCTTTCGCGTTTTGTGCAGGTCAGCGGCGTTACCTCTGCCGTGGTGGCCATCAGCTTCTGCTACGGCGCGTATATGGGCGAAGTTTTCCGCGCGGGCATCACGGCCATCAACAAAGGGCAGAGTGAAGCGGCCCGTTCGCTGGGCTTCAATGGTTTTCAGACCATGCGCTATGTGGTGCTGCCCCAGGCCATGCGCACCATCCTGCCCCCTGTGGGCAATGAATGCATTGCCATGCTCAAGGATACCTCGCTTGTGTCCATCATGGCCGTGCCGGACATCATGCAGCGGGCCAGAAGCTTCGTGGGCACGACCTACCTCTACTTTGAGACCTATACCGTGGTGGCCCTGCTGTACCTTGTTATCACGCTCATGCTTTCCAAAACCGTGAGCATTATGGAATCCAGGCTGAACTATTATGACGGAAAGTAG